A region from the Lolium perenne isolate Kyuss_39 chromosome 4, Kyuss_2.0, whole genome shotgun sequence genome encodes:
- the LOC127295118 gene encoding lysM domain receptor-like kinase 4, whose protein sequence is MAPPSRATVALFFYAIGVLVLSCSPPARSQQPYGSEIADCGSKHNDTGLLGYFCGSGAPSCESYLTFHARSPFSDPASIAALLGADAASLAAANSASSPFAQGTKVLIPVRCSCTGAAAGGSYYQRNATYVARDGDTLFIIANNTFQGLSTCQAVEEQGLGGAAPTSLLAGQSVTVPLRCACPSASQAAAGVRFLVSYLVDELDTVDAVAARFGVDARSILEANQLKSDATIYPYTTLLIPVKSQPNISQLQSPPPPPPPPVASVPATKGKSHTGVYIGIGVAVPVVAVIASVVAALVLKARRRRASTDPTTAGGFADKDGKDMGKLPYGVTGDEVSVTISEAFSSLSDIKSSLKVYTYDELVTATDDFSTERRISGSVYRAAFNEDTAAVEIVDHDVSTEVEITRRMNHFNLVRLNGLCHHRGRWYLVSEYAEHGTLRDRLLAGATGAVAPLSWTQRVQVALDVAEGLRYLHGYARPPYVHMDVRSGSILLDTAFRAKIRNFGGARVIRGGDDGDQGDARELFTMTSTIAGARGYMAPEYLEHGVVSPKADVYSFGVVLLELFTGKDVDQLEEDGGGDPLAGLNALGVDRKNDEEHHGDDGAALKRLEEFVDPAMAAGSCPLDAVVMMVRLIERCVQRNAGARPGMGEVAQYLLKLSDISGDSWQSSSEYRHSSVSEATSEQLAR, encoded by the coding sequence ATGGCGCCTCCGTCACGTGCCACGGTTGCCCTCTTCTTCTACGCGATCGGCGTCCTCGTCCTTTCCTGCTCGCCGCCCGCGCGGTCGCAGCAGCCCTACGGCTCGGAGATCGCCGACTGCGGCAGCAAGCACAACGACACCGGCCTACTGGGCTACTTCTGCGGCAGCGGCGCCCCATCCTGCGAGTCCTATCTCACCTTCCACGCCCGCTCGCCCTTCTCTGACCCCGCCTCCATCGCCGCGCTCCTCGGTGCCGACGCCGCGAGCCTCGCCGCGGCCAACTCCGCCTCGTCGCCGTTCGCGCAGGGCACCAAGGTGCTCATTCCAGTGCGCTGCTCCTGCACGGGCGCAGCGGCGGGCGGGTCCTACTACCAGCGCAACGCCACGTACGTGGCTCGCGACGGCGACACGCTGTTCATCATCGCCAACAACACGTTCCAGGGCCTGTCCACGTGCCAGGCCGTCGAGGAGCAGGGCCTCGGCGGCGCGGCGCCGACCAGCCTCCTCGCCGGGCAGAGCGTCACTGTGCCGCTCCGGTGCGCGTGCCCGAGCGCCTCCCAGGCCGCGGCCGGCGTCAGGTTCCTGGTGAGCTACCTGGTGGACGAGCTCGACACGGTGGACGCCGTGGCCGCGAGATTCGGCGTCGACGCCAGGAGCATCTTGGAGGCCAATCAACTCAAGAGCGACGCcacaatatacccttacactacCTTGCTCATCCCTGTTAAGTCGCAGCCGAACATATCGCAACTCcagtcaccgccgccgccgccaccgccgccggtaGCGTCTGTTCCGGCCACGAAGGGCAAGAGCCATACGGGGGTTTACATTGGCATTGGCGTAGCCGTGCCAGTTGTTGCCGTCATCGCCTCTGTTGTGGCTGCTCTTGTTCTGAAGGCGAGGAGGCGGCGAGCCAGCACAGATCCAACCACCGCCGGCGGCTTCGCCGACAAGGACGGCAAGGACATGGGCAAGCTGCCGTATGGAGTTACCGGCGACGAGGTCTCCGTGACAATCAGCGAGGCGTTCTCGAGCCTGTCGGACATCAAGTCCTCCCTGAAGGTGTACACCTACGACGAGCTGGTAACGGCGACGGACGACTTCAGCACGGAGCGCCGCATCAGCGGCTCGGTGTACCGAGCGGCCTTCAACGAAGACACCGCTGCAGTCGAGATCGTGGACCACGACGTGTCGACGGAGGTGGAAATCACGAGGAGGATGAACCACTTCAACCTTGTCAGGCTCAACGGCCTCTGCCATCACCGTGGCCGGTGGTACCTCGTCTCCGAGTACGCCGAGCACGGAACGCTCCGTGACCGGCTCCTCGCCGGAGCCACGGGCGCGGTGGCGCCGCTGAGCTGGACGCAGCGGGTGCAGGTCGCGCTCGACGTCGCCGAGGGGCTCCGGTACCTCCACGGGTACGCGCGGCCGCCGTACGTGCACATGGACGTGCGCAGCGGCAGCATCCTCCTGGACACGGCGTTTCGCGCCAAGATCCGGAACTTCGGCGGCGCGAGGGTCATCCGGGGAGGAGACGACGGAGACCAGGGCGATGCCCGCGAGCTGTTCACGATGACGAGCACCATCGCCGGCGCACGCGGGTACATGGCGCCGGAGTACCTGGAGCATGGCGTGGTGTCGCCCAAGGCCGACGTGTACTCCTTCGgcgtggtgctcctagagctattCACCGGGAAAGACGTGGATCAGCTGGAAGAGGATGGCGGCGGCGACCCGCTCGCCGGGTTGAACGCGCTGGGCGTCGACCGGAAAAACGATGAGGAACACCACGGGGATGATGGCGCGGCGCTGAAGAGGCTGGAAGAGTTTGTAGACCCGGCGATGGCGGCTGGGAGCTGTCCCTTGGACGCCGTCGTCATGATGGTCAGACTGATCGAAAGGTGCGTCCAGCGCAACGCGGGGGCACGGCCGGGAATGGGGGAGGTCGCGCAGTACCTGCTGAAGCTGTCGGACATCTCGGGAGATAGCTGGCAGAGCTCGTCGGAATACCGCCATAGCTCCGTCAGCGAGGCGACCAGCGAACAGTTAGCGCGGTGA